The genomic interval CCCACAGGAGCAGGGAACACAGCGCTCTAGTCTGTGCTGTGGCACAGGAGTGGGGGAATAGGTCTGAGACCCCGGGTATCTGCTTCCCCTTTCTGCCTTGGTTTACCTGCCTGCCTGAGTAGGGCCTGGAGTTTGAGTGCTGTGACCTTCTGGGGTGGGGGTAAAATCTCAAAAGTCACAGCCCAACCTAGCTCCTCCCTCAAGGCCAGAAGTGGGCCATTGCTCAGACCCCACGGGAACATACAAATGAGGGGAGGGGCTGTTGCTGAGAATAAATTAGGGTTGGCTGGGGGCTGTCACCCCGTGTCTCTGGGTCAGGTGGGAAACAGTCCGGGTCTAGGCCACTCTGGGACTGGGGTTGTGTCCAGGCCTGTCAGAGATCCAGATTAATCCAGGGTCCAGTCCAGGCCAGTTGGGGTCCAGGGGTAGGAAGGGCCAGTCTGGAAACTGGCAGTATATATCCATGGCAATGTGGGGCTGGGGCGGGGTCACTGGTCCTGCATTTGCTGCTTCATCTTCTGCAGCATCTCCTGCATGCGCCTCAGCTGGGGAGTGGGGCAGGAACAAAAGAAGTGGGGAGAGAAATGAGACGGAAGGTCCTGGCTCAGTCCCCACCCCCTAGCCTTTACTTCTCCCTccattgccccccccccatcacgcTTCACCAACCTCCTCATCCTTCATCCTGATAAGCTTCTCCGTCTCAGTGTCTGGAGTGGGCAGTGGCAGGATGGGGATGGGGCTCTCCATGCGGCTGTCCTGGGTCAGTTTGCTGCAGGGGGGACAAGAGAAACAGTGCTGCTGGGAGGTTCAACCTCTACCCTGCTACTACCAAGGCTGCCCTCCTGAGCTCTCACAACTGGGACTGGTTGgggcggcgggcggcgggggGACACACACCAGGTGCTGGGGAGCCGATTTGGGGGCTGGGGCAAGGTTCAAGTCTGGGTGGGAGGCCAGGACAAGGTCTGGTTACAGAGATGCATGAGGTCACAGGATGCACATCCGGATTTGGGGCGGGATGGTTGACACACCTGGTCATCTGCTGGATGCAGTGTGCGCGGTAGTTCTCGTAGTGCACGTCGCATGTCACATCTTTGAGGTCATGCATGTGTGTGCGGATGAGCATGTTGCGCAGCTTCACGAAGTCGCAGTGCGCCTGGTTCTCCACTGCAGGGTGGGAGTGGGAAGTGGGTGGGGCGCCAGCCCACAGGAGCCTTCCCACCTAGCACACTGTGCCCTACGCATGGACTCACCCTCCACGATCCCCCAGGGGTACAGTCGCCCCCGGACTCGCTGTCCCTTGGCCTCCACCACCGTGTTGCTGCCAATAACTGCGAAGGGTGCGCTCTCCTGGGGAGGAGCAGGTGCAAGGGCTCACGCCCAATTAGTATGGGTATGGGGTTAGTGGTTGGAAAGGGGCATGGGCACTCAGTGCCAGATCAGCATCACCATTAATGACCTCTTCCCAAAAAGATGCTGGAGTCACTCCCCTACACACCCCTTTCTGGCCTCTCTGCTTctggctgaggccagagctgatACAGCTTACATCCTAGGACCTGGGAGTGAGCCTAAGCCTCCTAGTAATGCCCTGCTGACTTTGGTTGGGAATAAGAGCCTGCCTGACCTTCTGGCTTTGTAACCATCTGTCCCCAGCTTGGGCTTGATCACAACCACTCTAGCTGCTGGGGTActcaaagccacccccaccctctgTTGTACAGATTTCTGGAAGCCAGTATATACAGAGCCCAGTGGCTACTCGCCGGGCTCTTTTCTTGGTGACTCATGAGAAGACTGGGGAACAGGGTTAGGGTGGGGGACTGGCCAGCAGCTGTTCCTTTGGGTCCTGGCAAGAGCTTCGTAACCACGAGAGATCCAAATACATAAGCCAGGCAGGAACATTTGCGACCCTATCCTCTCAGGCTAGGTGAAAAGACTACTGCCCAGATTAAAGACTGCTATCCCACCCCCCCAAGTTGGGCCTGGGCACTCAGCCTTCCTCTGAGCCCCATGTGAACTGGATTTTAGTTCCCTCCTTCTCACTGGGCTGTATGCTCACCTTCAGTTCTCGATCCTGCTGTTTGAAGTCCTCGTCCTCGTCTGAGTCACACTCAGGGAACTGGTACACATGGATCCCGAACTTGTCAATCTCCTCTCGGATCTGTGTGGGGCAGGGATGTCAGATGAGGAACTAAAGGTCCCCTGGGCCCAGTTTGGTGGCACCCAGGTGCTCTGAACCTGGTGCTCTCAGCCCCAGTCCTGGGACAGGCCCCGCTGCCACACAGACTCACCCGCTCCTTCAGCTTCCGGATCTCACTGGGGACCAGACAGTCAGCTTTGGCAATGAGGGGCACAATGTTCACCTTCTCGTGCAGAGCCTTCATGAAACCCACGTCTACTGGCCGCAGCCTGCAGGGAGCAGCGAGGATAGTGAGGGGCTGGTGGGGGTGACAGTAGAGCAGGGAAATGTGGGGGAGAGTTATGGGAGGGGATGGCTATGGGGGCTTGGGTGACTCTCTGTGGAGGTGGGTGGCCCCTGGCCCAAAGACAGTCACGCACCCGTGCCCGAACGGAGAGATGAAGTACAGGCAGCAGTGTACCCGGTTGTCTTGGATGTTCTTGCGGTTGAGGCCACTTTCATCCCGGAAATACTGCTCAAACTGCTGGTCTACATAGTCAGTAATGGGTTTCCAGCTGTGGGCAAGGGGTGCATGAGGCCAGGCTCTGAAGGCAGCATGCTGGCACCAGGGGGAGGCTGGGTCAGCCTGGGCAGTAACTGCCCCCCAGTCAGGCCTTCCTCACCACTCAGAGTTGTTCACAGCGTCCCCAAAGCCGGGTGTATCCACGATGGTGAGCTTTAGCTTGACGCCCTTCTCCTCGATGTCCACTGTGTGCTTCAGGATCTCTACTGTCTGGCTGATGCGCTCTGTAGGGAAGGAGACATGGTTTGAAGGAGCCACTTTGACCCTTACCCCCAACCCTGAGCAGCCAGGATCCTGTTCTCAGCCATCctagtttttggccctggccctgactgTGGTTGGGTCACTTCTCTGGGATCCTGAACAGAAGACCCATGttgtgggagagaggaaggggctggAACTGGAAGGGCACCCTTCGACTGGTCACACAGGAGGGCATGGTGAACTAGTGCAGGGCAGCTCAGGGTCCACTCACCCTCAGCACTGAGAAGCTTCCGGTCCTTGTACAGGTCGGTCAAGAAGAGGCTGTGGACCAGTGTGGACTTCCCCAGACCCGACTCACCTGCCCACAGGTATACTGAAGTCAGATTGGGTCTGAGGCCCCAAAAGAGCCTGGCCTGCCAGTGGCCCCAGCCACCCCACCTGGGAGTCTGGCGCACTCACCAGCTACCATGAGTGTGAAATCGAAGCCTTTCTTCACTGACTTTCGGTGCACCTGGTTGGGCAGTGTGGCAAAGCCCACGTACTGCTTGTCGATATCCTGAGCGGCAGGGGCAAGATAGGTCAGGGGTACCCTAGGGCTCCTGGGCAGCCCCATACCCTGTCCACTGTTCAGCTCAGGTAAGGTGGTAGCAGAGGACAGAGTCCCTAGGGTTGGGCATTTCAACAGCAGATAGGGGGTGAGGGCCTGTGGGCAAAGGCCTGGAGGTGGGAAAGCAGGTCAGGGAGTAGCTGGTGGAGGGACCCTTGCCCGGCCTCAGGGAGGGGCTTTGCAGGGTCCCTAGTCTGTCTGTGTGGAGGGGGAGATGTCCAGCCGCACAGACACAGGCAATGTCCTCCCTTGAGTGGTGAAAAGCAGGCACAAAAACCAAGACCCTTTGGACATGCCCCAGGCCCTTCACAGGCAGGAGAAGGCCAGCCTCATTACTCACCCCTCCCAAGTGTACCAGGGGGTGGGAGGCCCCCGTGTGGCCCGGATCCAGCCGCGGGGGTGGCTGGTTGCAGCAACGTTGGAGAAGGGGCTATTTATAGATGCCGGCGCTGAGCCTCCCCCGGCGGCGGGGACCCACCCCTTGTGGACCCTGGCCCTGCTGGCCCCTGTCACATCCCAGAGCCCTGGGGCCTGGCCCTAgcaggagcacacacactgaCCCACATTCCACTCCCCTCTCCACACACACCTTGAGCCGCCTCTGAGCCTGGGTCCGCGGCGAGAGCAGCTGTTCCACCAGGCGGTCCTGGGGGGCTGCCAAGGAGTCCATCGCAGCGACTCCCCCCCAGACCCTGCTGGCGCCTTCGGACCCCAGACCGGGCCAGGCCAACACGGGCCTGGAGTTCTCGAGGGACTTAGATGCGGTAGTGCCTCGAAGCCCTGCTCTCGTTCCCGTTTTAGGAACACAATAACTGAAGCCAGGAGATCGGACGTGGCCCACCCGGGGTGCCACCGACCCCGGAGGCCTTGCGAGCCATCCCCCTGCCTCTGCGGACCCGCCCTGAGACGCGCGGCGTCGCAGCCACAGCCTGCCCCGCTGTGCACGCGAACCAGAGGCGGGGCTCCGCGCAGAGACCGCCCCACCCGCCGTCGCCGGGAAACAGTCGCCTGGAAATTGGGCCGCGGGCGGAGCCACCGGAAAGCTGCCGCGGAGGGCAGGGCCGAGCACAGGCGTGGGGGCACGGGGCGAGGACAGGGACCCCGCTGCCGGATCCGCAGCATCAGTCCAAGCGTCAGGACAACTGGCGTAAAGTGGGGAAAGGAGAGGCGGGATCCCACAGGCAGGCCGGTGGTGGGGGCGGGGAACTGTGACCGCTGCAGCCCACCCCTCCAGAGGCGCAGTGTAGCTTCCGTCCGCCAGAGGGCGCCAAAAGGCCGTTCCCCTGCCCCACGCGCACCTACGCGGGACCAGCCCGTGCACTCTGCTTTCCTCGCAGACTCCGCCTGAAAACCACCAGCTATGTCACGGCGGCCGGACTGCCCACGGGCACACCCCTCCCAGCACTGCCccttcccgtgtgtgtgtgtgtgtgtgtgtgtgtgtgtgtgtgtgtctacttaACAGGcgtaacccccacccccaccccaccccgacaTATGGGAAAACCGGGCGACCCCTCCCAGCACTGCCccttcccgtgtgtgtgtgtgtgtgtgtgtgtgtgtgtgtgtgtgtgtctacttaACAGGcgtaacccccacccccaccccaccccgacaTATGGGAAAACCGGGCGAGGACAGAGTCCACCTTTCCCATGAATCAGAGCCAACCACCTCAGCCTGGACCTGCTCCTCCGCCCCTGCTCTAACTACCTCACCCAGGCCCTCGGAGACTTGGAGCAGGAAGGAGCCAGTCAGGGCATTAGCCACCTACCCTGCTCTACCTCTGGAAACTTGGAAGCTGCGGCCAGCATGTCGCTCTACAAACCTGAAGGCCACCCATGCACTGCCATGACTATCCTCAGAAAGCCTTGGCAGCAGAGGTGGGGGTGTGTGGAGTGGGTCCCCCTTCCTGCAGGCACCCTTTGGGCTTCTCTGCCTGCTCTGACCCACAGAATTGGGTGCATGGGTACTGGAGAGCTCCCAGCTTAGCCTTCTCCCCATGGGGCCACCCCAGGGACCACAGTGGTCTTCTGAGCCACCAAATCCTCATTATCCCTCTAGTACCTCACTAGAATCTGAACAAGACAGTGCAAGCTAGCCAGGAAGGGCGGTCTGGCAAGTAGCTAGGGTATAAAGAGACGTGTCCTCTAGGCTATGTGTGTCAGTAGGGATAATCAGTGCCTCAGCTGTCCCCCTGCCGCCCCTCGTTGAGGAGCCTCTGTCCCCTTGTTCAGGCTTGTGGCGTTGCTGTGGGGTCAGGAGCCGCTGGCACCTGGGAGTGGGCCCACAGCTTTCTTTTGAGAGGAGAGTGGGGGAAGCCACAGGACCCCCAGCTCTTCCAGACAAGCCCGCAGTCCTTGCTCCAAGAAATCCTCCTCACTGGCCCTGCTGACCTGCAGGCCTCTGGGTTGAGTCTACTTTAGACATGGCCTTCAGCCCAACAACCCAGAAAACTGGCACCTCGAGCCCAGGGCAtctccaggaagacaaacagacCTGGGTCTGGGCTCAGGCTGAGAGGGAGCCTCAGTACTCCACAGCCTGGTGTCTAACAGAGCTTGTGGCTCTCAGATAGCTTCATTTCTCCCACTGGTAAGGCACAGCCTCTGGGAGGCACAGGTCAGGCGGGTGAGAGTCTCACTCCCGTCACCCAACTGTGCCCAAACAGAGCCTGTGGACTCCCTGGGGGAGCCCCGAGGAAGGTGCCCTGCCACCCCCTTTCTCTGGTCCTGAAGCACACAGCAAATTCTCCTCAGGGCTTCCCAAGCCCTAGACACAGCTGTGCCcacctcctcctggagcctgAGACTCTCGAGGCATTTCCATTCTTAGAATCACCCGAGTCAGCCCTGGAAGCAGTCACCAGAGCCAACAGAGCCTCCATCACTGCCTGAGactgggtgggggttgggggagggggcacagaggGCCACTAGAGCCATCCCTGCTGCCTGAGATGGAGTGGAAGCACAGAGAGCCACCAGAGCTCCCGTCACCCCCTTTCACAGAATGTGGACAGGCTGCAGCTCAGTAATACAACAGTAACAGTGAAGCCACATTTGCTCCCCCACCCAGGCCCATAGAAGCCGGCCACAAACACCTGGCTCCCTGGCCCTGCTCCCATGTCTCCCCCTCTGGCTGCATGGTGCCCCCTCCTTCAGGTCCTATGGGCAGGGGATGGGTGAAGCTGGCCCAGCTGACTTCAAGATGGGGGACATACAGAGGCCTGAAGGCACTCACATCCTGCTGGAGGGGTCCCTGGGTGGTGCTGGGCAGCAACTGCTTAGCCCTGTGACTCCATGTGATTGTAGGCCCAGGATAAGCCATGGGGGTTGGTATCCCAggccttccctccttctccctcaaaCAATGGCCTGGCAGCTTGTGTCCCTGCATTTCAGGCATTGTCTGACCTGCCCATGATGGGGAGGCAAGTCCCCAGCCTGGGCTCCCTGGGGAGCCCCTCACTGGCAGAGTGAGGTTGATGGGGCCCCTCCCTACGGGCCTCTCACTCCCAGGGCAGGGTGTTTTTCTGCAGGAGACTGGCCTCTGGCAGCCAATGACTCCCAGCCCCTACATTACCTACTAGGCCACACTCGCCCACCTGCCTCATCCTGGGCCAGCATTTCAGGGTTCCCAGCATCTACCTGGTGTATGAACCCCCATCCCCAACAGGGCTTCCAGGGCCACCCTGATGTCAGAGTTAGGCCTGTCTTTTCTCCCTGAAACATGATTGTTCTCAAGCCAGAGAGTCCCGAACATGGCTGTTCTAGAGCCCTCAGCCCACCTGGTTACCCTTCCCCACTTCACTTTCCAGGTCTCCAGCTCTGTTTAACCCCAACCTTATCTGGGTTTCACAGTTGGTGCCCAGGCCAGCCCCATGTTGGGTCCTGCATTCCAGGAGGATGGGGACCAAGCCAATCCCTTTGGGTGGCCACAAGCCTGTTTGTACCCATTGGGTTGGAAGACCCATGCTGGGCTACATTATGACTCAGACCAGGCCCTGGAGACTCCCAGCCTGGGAAAGACGCCTAGCCACAGATCAACCCACTCAAATTGGTGTGGGGGGAATGAGAGCATAAGATGCAGAGAGTGGGGTGAGGCTTCCCTGTGGGGCTGTTCAGGGTCTCTGTGCTAGCTGGTGGATACAGAGACCACCGCCTCCAGAGTCCCTGGGTGGTGCAGGGTCCCCCAGCCTGTGGCCTACCATAACCAGTAGCCTCTGGCCTGCTATAACCAGTTCATTCCAAACCCTCAGCACAGGGCCTAAGCCcaagtcagcctgggatgcaggcGCTGGTCCAATGGGAGAAAGGCACCTGGCCAGTACCCACATCCTGGGTGGGGTGCACCGTCCTGCTGCGAGGGTCAGAGGCCAGGCCCTTGTGGTATGGTGCCCACTCCTCCCATCTGCAGCCTCAGGCACTGCAGCACTGCCCAAGCTGACAATCGGTTATCCCAACAGGGTGGGGTGATGGCCGGTGGGGGCGGGGTCGCGTCTGGGCGCCTGCAGCGTTGGTGCCACAATAGGTGACAGCCAGCCGAGTGAGCGGCGGCGCGCACGTACCTGCTTGTCCTCTGCTAGGTCGGGGTCGGGGTCAGGTCGGGGTTGGGTCCGAGTGGTTCCGGGCCGGCGGgcgggagagagacggagagacacAGTGAGAGACGGGCAGGCGGCGGGGACAAAGGCGCGCGCGGGCGGGCGCCAGGCTCACCTGGAGTCGCCAGCTTGCTCTTGTACCGCAGGCCTGTGCTCATGGTGGCCGCCAGCGGGGGACGTGCGGCGGCGGGCGCGCGGGCGGGGCGCGGCGACGAGCGGCAAGGCCGAGGCCGGGCTGCGGGGTGACCGGCCCTCCGCGCGCCGCCGCCCGCCCCGCCCGTGCACCCGGCAGCCAATCGGCGCCCGCCGCGCCCACGCGCGACCCGGCGCGGCCCGCGGGGGCGGGGACCCGGGCGCCCCCCTACCCGCGGCCGCGGCCTGGGTGCCACGCCCTCCCCTCCATCTGTCTGAGGCACCGTGCTCACTGTCCAACACCGTGCCCCACCTCCCTTGTCCCCTCGCCCAGGCTTAGTCTGCGACTCCCTGCGCTCTCGCAGCCCCCAGTCCAAACCTGGGTCTGTGACCATCCCAGCCTGTGGCCCTTTTTATAAAACCTACCCCCTGGGATCTGGCTGCCTCATGCCAGCTCCTGCTCTGCAACACTTTCTGCTCTGCAGACCCACAGGTTAAACTTGCTACCACGCTGGAAAGATGGGATCCTGGCTTTCAGTGCTGAAGGGTAGCGAGGGTCAATGTGAAGGGAAGTCCAGAGCTTGCACCCGATTTACATGTGAGGAAGCTGAGACCCCGGATATATAATGAGTACACGAAATTCAAACGAGCATGCATGCCTCCCATCTTCTCTGTCACAAATCACACTGCCGGTACCCTTGGCCTGGACCTTTCGAAAGTGCGCCCAGGTGGCACATCTGAAGCCTTTGGTCCCTCAGAAAGGGACAGTCAGACCTGTGATCACCACCTCTCCAGGTGAAGGCCCCTTAGAGGAGATGACTTGCGTACCCTCCACAGGCAGGGAACCCTCCTCCCTCTCAAACCTCTCATGTGCCCTTTGCCTCCTCCATTGGTCCTTGGGCTGGAGGAAGAGGGTCCTGGGGCTCCTACATCTTTGAATCGCCAGCACCTAGCAGAGTTGTTTGCTCTATAGTGTAAAAGTCACATAAGCAGAACCCTCTGCCAAATTCTGTGAGGAAAGCCCACCCCTCCACCTTTCCTGGGATCAGGAGCCTCCTTCTGGTCCAGACCTGTGACACGTGTGGGGACACTTCACCGCTCCATCCCTTCATCCAAAGCCTCAGGACCAAGTGTATTTGGAATTCAGGATTTTTTgtgtatattatacattatatgaCACCTCTCTGCAATCTGGGGCTGTACATTGCAATCAAAcacatttaaagatttttgtcAGGAGCACTACTATTCAAAGGAACTGGAAAAAAGACCGTAATAAGTGGCTGCACATCAGTCCAGGTCCAGCTTTGTCACTGagttttaaaaacctttaagtTTCAGAGTTTTGGAGAATTTGAAATTGTGGATAAAGGAATGGGGCTGGAAGGGAGACACTTGAAGCTCCAGGGAAGACTTGTGAGCCTTCATCAGCCCTGAGGAGCTCTGTGGGAACCCCATCTCAGGGGGTCCACAGCTTTGCAAATGGTTCAGTTGGTCAGTGAAAAACGACACTTGGACGTTTAGCATAGACTGACCCATGCAAGCCTGTGCTTGTAGGGACaaaggaggagaaacagaaacCTATCCCTGAGTAGGCAGACTTGCCCCTGCACAGGGCCCTGACAGCCTTGCTGCCCTCCTTGGGCTCAGGGGAGGGGACTCTAGGCATCTTTGGGTCAGGAGGCTTGAAATTGGCTTTGAAGAGAGTGGACTGCAGGTCAAGGACATAGCTCAGCCAGAGGATGGGAGGTACATGTTAACAAGACTCTCAATTTTGAAAATTCTGGAAATGGGAGACCAAAAGGGCAAGGCGCACCGCATTAACGTGATCTTTCTTATTAAGGTAAGTGTACTCTGAAAGATTATGAACGGCAATGCAGTTGGACTAGAGAAATGCAGCATTTTAGGTCAAGAGAACCAGTGTGGGGGACCAGGAGCTGCTCCCTAGAAGGAGAAGTCAGGGCAGGCCTGGGTCAATGCTGCTCTTTGCCCTGGAGCTGTGGTCACCCACATCCAGGGGACAGCCCTGAATCTCACCACAGACACAGCAGAACTGCTCCCTGTCTAGTTGAGAGACCGTCAGGGTGGTAGCACCCATTGCTTGACGGGCCAAGTATCTGTCTGGGATATTGTTGAAGTCAGGCGGAGGGCCACGAGGGCGCTGGCCAGCAGATTTGTGAGATGCGTCTCCAGTTCTGCCCAGTGGGACAGCTTAAGGCCTCCTTTACTTTTCCCAGCCTGGACATGGCCAACGGATAGACTAAGCAAAACCCTTACACGGCTCTTGTCCATCAAACAGCACATGGAGAAGGGGCAGGAGTAGCAGGGTGTAGGCTGGACACACCACCTTTACCTACTTACGAGTGGTGGCTTGAAGGAAAGCCCAGCCTCTCTGAGTGGGACTGAGTCTGCTTCCCCAGCAGGCAGGCAGAGTACTGGCTGTGATGCAGAGAGCAGTAAATAAAAGGCTCCTGGGTGGGAAAAATGCTACTTTTTAATTCATAAGGAAAAGAAGttaatgagtaaaaaaaataagctaCACTCAGAAAATCTGTTCAACCAACTTGGGCTACAAATAGCTTGACGCtttcagacaaagaaaaaaaaagttaaattctcAAGAGGCCGCATTTAGCCTGGTggcatctctctcccctctgcacAGACTCGTGGGTGTCTGCGTGGTCACACGGGGGAGGATGAAGAAGCTTGTAG from Saccopteryx leptura isolate mSacLep1 chromosome 2, mSacLep1_pri_phased_curated, whole genome shotgun sequence carries:
- the SEPTIN5 gene encoding septin-5 isoform X3, with the protein product MSTGLRYKSKLATPEDKQDIDKQYVGFATLPNQVHRKSVKKGFDFTLMVAGESGLGKSTLVHSLFLTDLYKDRKLLSAEERISQTVEILKHTVDIEEKGVKLKLTIVDTPGFGDAVNNSECWKPITDYVDQQFEQYFRDESGLNRKNIQDNRVHCCLYFISPFGHGLRPVDVGFMKALHEKVNIVPLIAKADCLVPSEIRKLKERIREEIDKFGIHVYQFPECDSDEDEDFKQQDRELKESAPFAVIGSNTVVEAKGQRVRGRLYPWGIVEVENQAHCDFVKLRNMLIRTHMHDLKDVTCDVHYENYRAHCIQQMTSKLTQDSRMESPIPILPLPTPDTETEKLIRMKDEELRRMQEMLQKMKQQMQDQ
- the SEPTIN5 gene encoding septin-5 isoform X1, whose protein sequence is MDSLAAPQDRLVEQLLSPRTQAQRRLKDIDKQYVGFATLPNQVHRKSVKKGFDFTLMVAGESGLGKSTLVHSLFLTDLYKDRKLLSAEERISQTVEILKHTVDIEEKGVKLKLTIVDTPGFGDAVNNSECWKPITDYVDQQFEQYFRDESGLNRKNIQDNRVHCCLYFISPFGHGLRPVDVGFMKALHEKVNIVPLIAKADCLVPSEIRKLKERIREEIDKFGIHVYQFPECDSDEDEDFKQQDRELKESAPFAVIGSNTVVEAKGQRVRGRLYPWGIVEVENQAHCDFVKLRNMLIRTHMHDLKDVTCDVHYENYRAHCIQQMTSKLTQDSRMESPIPILPLPTPDTETEKLIRMKDEELRRMQEMLQKMKQQMQDQ
- the SEPTIN5 gene encoding septin-5 isoform X2; the encoded protein is MSTGLRYKSKLATPAEDKQDIDKQYVGFATLPNQVHRKSVKKGFDFTLMVAGESGLGKSTLVHSLFLTDLYKDRKLLSAEERISQTVEILKHTVDIEEKGVKLKLTIVDTPGFGDAVNNSECWKPITDYVDQQFEQYFRDESGLNRKNIQDNRVHCCLYFISPFGHGLRPVDVGFMKALHEKVNIVPLIAKADCLVPSEIRKLKERIREEIDKFGIHVYQFPECDSDEDEDFKQQDRELKESAPFAVIGSNTVVEAKGQRVRGRLYPWGIVEVENQAHCDFVKLRNMLIRTHMHDLKDVTCDVHYENYRAHCIQQMTSKLTQDSRMESPIPILPLPTPDTETEKLIRMKDEELRRMQEMLQKMKQQMQDQ